The stretch of DNA CCCATACATTCTATGGCTTGATTCCTTTCCCAATCTTCACTCCCATGGCTACTTTACAGCAGTTTCTTGCATGGTTATCTTGCGTGCTGTAAACTTTTAGTTTTATAGGAGGGGGGGGACCCTCCCTTTTTGAGATGCTTCAAAGCCACAACTGTTACTGGCCCTTATCAGGCAGTGGCGACCTACCAATACGCACCTATTACTCATCAGGGATGTTGGTGTGGGGAAAGGTTCAAAAAGCCCTCTGCTTTTTCTAAATGCCACTCCTGAGTCACTCTGTACATCATGCTGTTATGGCCACTGCCATGGATGGTGACTCGCATAGTCCCCATTATCTTGAATGATCATGTGGGTAGAGGTCATAGAAACAGGATTGCCATCTTGCTTATGGTGTCCCCCACCCATTGGACTAATGGGCATTCGTTCATCACTGCAAGTCATTGTGCTGCTACTTCCCTCTATTGCCTTCATCAGCTTTCTTTGAAGGGTCAATTCCTGCAGTGTGGTAAGTCTCAGGCCCCCTTCCAATTTCTTCTGTGTTTTCTGTCCTGTCACACTTCTGTGCTTGCCATTAGGACTGGATAACCTCCATTGCTGCATAAACAAGACATCTCCTGTTTAGAAATGGAGCTGGAGTTTTAGTTTTGTAATCAGTCGGTAATGATTGAATTGAATGGTTCATGAAGCCTGGGTTGCTGCAGACATTCAGTTTTTTTTGTCCCTCATCTCTTGGATGCATATATGATCGTaatctctctgtccgtctctgcgCAGGCTTCCGGGGTGACAGTGACAGATGACGTTATCACAGTCTTCAATGAGATGAAAGTGCGCAAGTTGCAGGCAAGCGAGgatgagaagaagaagaggaagaaggcgGTGCTGTTCTGCCTTAGTGAGGACAAGAAGCACATTATCCTGGAGGAGGGTCAGGAGATCCTGACAGGAGATGTGGGCGTCACTGTCCAGGACCCCTACCTGCACTTTGTCAAGATGCTGCCACCAGATGACTGCCGTTACGCCCTCTATGACGCCACCTATGAGACCAAGGAAAccaagaaagaggacctggtctTCATCTTCTGGTAAGGGGAGCTTGGCTAgactgaggggagggggggggggggtgcatcaCTCTACATTGTCTAGTATGGTGTCACTTGTTGAATGTTAAAATCAGTTGGCTTCTACATTCGGGATATAAGTTAAACCATTTCCCCTACCTGACAGGGCCCCAGATGGTGCTCCCCTGAAGAGTAAGATGATCTACGCCAGTTCAAAAGATGCCATCAAGAAGAAGTTCACAGGTGAGGCACAGACAGTTGCAGATGGGAGAGACCTATTGGGCTCTCTTCAAATTAAATGCCATCTCCTTGCTTAAGCTTCCAGCTCTGTGATTGGAATGCATACATTTTTTAGGGTTTATATGCAGCGGTTAATTTGGAAGGGATGTAAATACAGCAATTTAGCTTTTATTAAAAAAGGTAAAGATGCCACCCAGTGCTCACTATCACCCTCTATCTTTGATGAACACGGATCTTAAACTATTTTCTAAAATTGTAGTCAACTCACTTAACCAAATTGGTGCATCCCGACCAAGGCAGGTTTGTTAAACATTTATCCTCAGATAACCTCTGTCTTTTGCGTGCATGCTTCATCAGAAACCAAAGCTCCTTGGGCAGTTCTCTCTCTCAACGCAGAAACAGTTTTGATAGACGGGTCAAATTTTTGGTCGGTTTTGGTACATATGGGATTTGGCTCTGATATGATTATGCCTATCCCTTAGCCATAATAACAGGCAATAGCTTCTCTGTTTCCATTCAGAATAACTAGAAGTAGCAGGCAAGGCGATCCCACCTCTGCTATTTTTGTCTGTGGAGCCCCTGGCCCAGGCAATTTGACAATCAAAAGAAATTACACCAACATCTCGCAATTCTACGGATCACGTCATCTCATTATACGCCGACGATATCTTACTTCATCTGGACAATGTATCTCAAGCCCTCCCAAAAGCTTTGAAGATCATAGACAAATTCGGCATCATCTCAAATTACAGTACAAAGTTAATCTAACCAAATAAGCCCTACTGCCGTGACCCCAATGGAGGTCTCCATTACTTATGGAATCCCAATTGTTTCCCATTTTCAATATTTGGGAATATTTCCATTGTCAGACTTTAACAGAAAGCTCAAACAAGTCAATCCAACCTCCAAAGGAGCAATATCCCTGTTGCTTTAACAATCCGAATATCTATTGTTAGAATTAATATTTCCATGGCTGAATTTCTATAGTTCAATGCGTCCCATGTCTCCCCCTTTTGACTATTTGTATAAAATCCATAGTGCATATTTGTATAAAATCCATAGTGCAATCTCAATGTAAATGGCGAGGTCAGATGAAATATTAACACAATTGCTGAGGGAAAGACATAGAACTATCCGTACCAAATTTTAATTTGTATTTCCAGGCACTAACATTTTGTCCCATCCTAAATTGGTTTAGACATAATTCCTTCGCTATCTGGCTGAGTATAGAGATacatatggtgtctcctattgcactggaagaggtggtcttcactgatatatcccttaaaTAATTTAAACTACGCTTTGATCCTATTATTGCTCACCCAGTTTTCTATTTGgcgcaacattgaaataaaataACTGGGAATCAACATGTCATGGCCATACTCTAATATTTCACAATACCTTGTGATCTGGAGGGTGATCTTttgcattacccccccccccccccccccccatggtctAAATGTGGAATCTGTACCCTTACTGATATCATTGTCAGTAATGGTTTGATAACATTACCAGGCAACTCCATTTTTCTATGTTTATGACTTTGGTCAGCTATGGTGTGTGTAAGTCCATATTAGGAAGGTTTTCCTAATCGTTCGTAtactcaatgtgtgtgtgttattgactgtatgatcTGAACCCTTTACGGGGGGATATCTTTACTAATAAAAATGTTTGTCAAACTATTCTGTGTCCAATGTGATGCTAAATTTTCCCTCTGATTTTATTTTAGGTATCAAACACGAGTGGCAAGTGAACGGTTTGGAAGACATCAAGGACCGACGCACCCTTGCAGACAAGCTCGGAGGCTCATCGGTAGTCACCCTGGAAGGAAGCCCTATATAAATCTAGCCCCGGGCTTCAACTGAAGCCAAACACATCTGAGGGGTTTGGCTGTTCATTCCAATATGGTTGGGAGGGGCAACGCAGGACCAGGATCATTTGTGGGACTGttaggtgggggtgggggggtgacaGTTTTCAGATTCCACAACTGCAGGCTTTCATTCCaattcacacaacacaatgaaaatgaacaaaatacacacaaaaaggaaaaaataaataacatttaaaaatatttcaaaaatacaaaattgAAGGATGATTATGAAGACTAAATACATGAAGTAAATGTTTGAGGATAGGGTTTTGTTCtctctggattccattagaatgacgaTCGCAGAGAAAGGGACTGGCAACAACTCCACAATTCCAACTATTGAATCCTCCAAGATATTATTCTTAATTATACTACTACCTTTTTTGCCTAACTTCCAGTTAAGTTTTCTAAGTGTGTGTAGCTGAGACTAGGTGTAGTACAAAACCATTTATTCTTGATTTGCACAAGATCCATCAACCTATTCCAGGGGAACACATttgcttttattttatttatttttttacatgcaAATTCCAAAAATGTTGAAGTAATTTGTTATTTCCAGTCTGAGTAAAAACAACATGGCATTGATGTAATAATTTAACACATTCCTTAAACAACAGGATCTGGTAGGGTTAGAAGTGTGAAGGTAAGATGGGGGCGATTTATTTGAA from Salvelinus fontinalis isolate EN_2023a chromosome 29, ASM2944872v1, whole genome shotgun sequence encodes:
- the LOC129827722 gene encoding cofilin-2-like translates to MASGVTVTDDVITVFNEMKVRKLQASEDEKKKRKKAVLFCLSEDKKHIILEEGQEILTGDVGVTVQDPYLHFVKMLPPDDCRYALYDATYETKETKKEDLVFIFWAPDGAPLKSKMIYASSKDAIKKKFTGIKHEWQVNGLEDIKDRRTLADKLGGSSVVTLEGSPI